In Treponema sp. OMZ 798, the following proteins share a genomic window:
- the thrS gene encoding threonine--tRNA ligase, giving the protein MSTLQEKSKKLSTLRHSTAHVMAEAVVKLFPGTKVAIGPSIDYGFYYDFQLPRPINNDDLPAIEKEMRKILSTHSNFEKEVISREKALEMFKEQPFKVELINGLAADEEISIYKSGEFTDLCRGPHVCSMADINAQSFKLMKTAGAYWRGDETKPMLTRIYGTVWEKPNDLKEYLAMLEEAEKRDHRKVGKAMDLFHIDEENPGQIFWHPKGWTLYLTVQNYVRKRIKEDGYLEVHTPFVMPRSLWERSGHWSKYKENMFITESEKRLFALKPMNCPGHVEIFKQGIKSYRDLPLRLAEFGSCTRNEPSGSLHGIMRVRGFVQDDAHIFCTEEQISSEVSKFCTLLKSMYKDFGFDEDRILVKFSTRPEQRVGDDATWDRAEKALADACIAAGLEYEIAEGEGAFYGPKLEFTLIDALGREWQCGTIQVDYQLPSAERLNAEYIGDDNNKHHPVMLHRAVLGSLERFIGILIENCAGIMPPWLAPVQAVIVPVAPAFNEYAQKVQKILDEKGFRVIADVGTDRMNAKIRKHQEEKVIYQLIVGQSEMDNNSVAVRMRKGGQKVMTINEFTSFLQEKVDSFAVDAE; this is encoded by the coding sequence ATGTCAACTTTACAAGAAAAGTCAAAAAAATTAAGCACTCTTAGGCATAGTACTGCCCATGTTATGGCTGAAGCCGTAGTCAAGCTCTTTCCCGGAACCAAGGTTGCTATAGGTCCGTCCATTGATTACGGGTTTTATTACGATTTTCAACTTCCTCGTCCGATAAATAACGATGATCTACCTGCAATCGAAAAAGAAATGCGTAAAATTTTAAGTACACATTCAAATTTTGAAAAAGAGGTTATCAGCCGGGAAAAAGCCCTTGAAATGTTCAAAGAGCAGCCCTTTAAGGTTGAGCTTATAAACGGACTTGCTGCAGATGAAGAGATAAGTATATATAAATCGGGTGAGTTTACCGACCTTTGCCGAGGCCCTCATGTTTGCTCAATGGCAGACATAAACGCTCAAAGCTTTAAGCTTATGAAGACTGCGGGAGCTTATTGGAGGGGAGATGAAACAAAACCCATGCTTACCCGCATTTACGGCACCGTTTGGGAAAAGCCTAACGATTTAAAAGAGTATTTGGCCATGCTCGAAGAAGCCGAAAAAAGGGATCACCGAAAAGTAGGCAAGGCTATGGATTTATTTCATATTGATGAAGAAAATCCCGGTCAAATATTTTGGCATCCTAAGGGCTGGACCCTCTATTTAACCGTACAAAACTATGTACGAAAACGCATAAAGGAAGACGGTTACCTTGAGGTGCATACCCCCTTTGTTATGCCTCGCTCCTTGTGGGAGAGATCCGGCCATTGGTCTAAGTATAAAGAAAATATGTTTATCACCGAAAGCGAAAAGAGGCTTTTTGCCTTAAAGCCGATGAACTGTCCGGGGCACGTCGAAATATTTAAGCAGGGTATTAAAAGCTACCGCGACTTACCCCTGCGCTTAGCCGAATTCGGTTCTTGTACCCGAAACGAACCCTCAGGTTCTTTGCACGGTATTATGCGTGTCCGGGGCTTTGTTCAAGACGATGCCCATATCTTTTGTACCGAAGAGCAGATTTCTTCCGAGGTTTCAAAATTCTGTACCCTGCTAAAAAGCATGTATAAGGATTTCGGCTTCGATGAGGATAGAATTCTTGTTAAATTTTCTACTCGTCCCGAGCAGAGAGTAGGTGATGATGCAACGTGGGATCGGGCAGAAAAAGCTTTGGCTGATGCCTGTATAGCTGCCGGTCTTGAATATGAGATAGCCGAAGGCGAAGGGGCTTTTTATGGACCCAAGTTGGAATTTACCCTTATTGATGCCCTAGGCCGTGAATGGCAGTGCGGTACCATACAGGTTGACTATCAGCTGCCTTCCGCAGAAAGACTAAATGCCGAGTACATAGGGGATGACAACAATAAACATCATCCGGTAATGCTTCATAGGGCTGTTTTAGGCTCTTTGGAAAGATTTATAGGAATTTTGATAGAAAACTGTGCAGGTATTATGCCTCCCTGGCTGGCCCCTGTGCAGGCCGTAATTGTTCCTGTAGCTCCGGCTTTTAACGAGTATGCCCAAAAGGTGCAAAAAATATTGGATGAAAAAGGCTTTAGGGTTATAGCCGATGTCGGAACGGACCGAATGAACGCAAAAATCCGAAAGCACCAAGAAGAAAAGGTAATTTATCAGCTCATTGTAGGTCAAAGCGAAATGGACAATAATTCCGTTGCCGTCAGAATGAGAAAGGGCGGACAAAAGGTTATGACTATAAATGAATTTACCTCTTTCTTACAAGAAAAAGTAGATTCTTTTGCCGTTGATGCCGAATAA
- a CDS encoding YicC/YloC family endoribonuclease, whose product MKSMTGYALTEKNEPNSFISLEIKSYNSRYLDLNLNFPFWLSALEPVFRSYFSEKIARGKVEVSLHVKDADIDVDILTNTKVAKAYAKAMREVAEAAGISPEIDINRFSEKDGVIIIERNIDIPAWENTLLPIFEETFIKYDKTRLDEGAVLKKDILNNLDRICASLKVIKKYAPQMEEIFCQNIKERFTELLGSEINEQRIMQEVAVMLVKYTINEEIVRLEAHCNSLSHELKKNEPIGKKLDFICQEINREINTIGSKNQMIEMSQSIIEVKDALENIREQSRNVE is encoded by the coding sequence ATGAAAAGTATGACGGGCTATGCCCTTACCGAAAAAAATGAACCTAATTCCTTTATAAGTTTGGAAATAAAAAGCTATAACTCAAGATATCTGGACTTAAATTTAAATTTTCCCTTTTGGCTTTCGGCTCTTGAGCCTGTCTTTAGATCCTATTTTTCTGAAAAAATAGCCCGCGGAAAGGTTGAAGTTTCGCTCCACGTAAAGGATGCGGATATAGATGTAGATATTCTTACAAATACTAAGGTTGCAAAGGCCTATGCAAAGGCTATGAGGGAGGTAGCGGAGGCTGCCGGAATAAGCCCCGAAATAGATATAAACCGCTTTTCAGAAAAAGACGGCGTCATCATTATAGAAAGAAACATAGATATTCCCGCTTGGGAAAATACCCTGCTTCCCATATTTGAAGAAACCTTTATAAAATACGATAAGACAAGGCTCGATGAAGGCGCCGTCTTAAAAAAAGATATTTTGAACAACCTCGATAGAATTTGCGCTTCATTGAAGGTAATAAAAAAATACGCTCCTCAAATGGAAGAAATTTTTTGCCAAAATATAAAGGAAAGATTTACCGAGCTTTTAGGCAGCGAAATAAACGAACAGCGCATTATGCAGGAAGTTGCCGTGATGCTTGTTAAGTACACGATAAATGAAGAAATTGTCAGGCTTGAAGCCCATTGTAATTCTCTATCCCATGAGCTTAAAAAGAATGAGCCCATAGGTAAAAAGCTCGACTTTATTTGTCAAGAAATAAACAGGGAAATAAATACCATAGGTTCAAAAAATCAGATGATTGAAATGTCTCAATCTATTATTGAAGTAAAAGATGCTCTTGAAAACATAAGAGAACAAAGCAGGAATGTAGAGTAG
- the flcA gene encoding periplasmic flagellar collar protein FlcA, with protein MPSIKELEKFKNQLLTIANEPEITAKWGERREDLPLPKEMPVPDVNVDELLGFKEEDKISPEQGQDDSSEFDAADIFSAEKDESDGVSQDFDTMLSGLDLEGPGSLDDIDSLDDDGLDVPEALLSGLGDMVEDARSEGGGTDDIFPDFDTDFATQEPDSDDTDKPDIENIADLDAFNDIDNTNLEEVNDVQEAPYKEIDLSTEDFSDLESIEPLEADSTSFEPADLGITSSGDTDGNIDFSSDVGELESIDILSDADEPENISLSSGDAGLESMDLSPLSNDPGSIDMSPEFDELEGMDFDSEDGELESLDLSSEADELEDMDLSSEDDDLESMDLSPFSDGPDSIDLPSSQSDEGDFSSFSASSESLETSFENSLPGEDLTNSEEPGFSQEDSSSQGTGFTDIDIPEIDEHTAFAIDDNVLNTEMGGGMDDFSVPESFIQFSPDKNFKFFESKKPIDEEEYEGKIPLSISEEDYDYLIERISSFPLNLRIELEDYLVNVDDSELNKMEIVHLIVSDVSLKRIVSKLEGILDKSIPIPRGFDKKSYEEYEREKRSFKYRFIHKILPVAILTTVALGFIFSIFVLVWQFIYKPVVAEGFYKEGMTSIESGQYEKAIKRFDEAGTYKKKRKWYFRFANAFRQKKQFLSAEAIYERLLSDFNHDRQGGIEYSDMLSTDLRNYEKAEKVLKRGVLDYHINDQNALLALGDIYLDWADEDTTKYEDARKTYVSLINLYGAKDIFSGRMMRYFIRTDNLAEVLPLKEHFLNKKLPDEDLIELSGYLLEKRYEPKPTDSENLIGKIEDLRELLEKSIKKRPDSPEANYNMGKFFLHNQKNEAAKDYLANAINLYEDSIKMTPKRTIRQMDAMRLYGELIAGDKMYNDAQEVYARALAKYETYTAQKGIYPSPVVGKLYANYGDISYFIAGDYDEALDAYEHAVRELNNSPSIQYKMGYIHYQKENYSDAMKAMTLAYSEKPNDRNLLYGFGNVLFKYTNYFAAQAYYERLMELLEAEKIRKGIIFPQTRVDHAEFVEDYMHTSNNLAVVLNRIAVQNGDSNKNGRALSLFGESTRAWDALNRNPETMIRAKTINLAYANIQNMVKPRSAFVPEIYSDIPKTLENEKILQQTEDR; from the coding sequence ATGCCTAGTATAAAAGAGCTTGAAAAATTTAAGAATCAACTTCTCACAATAGCAAACGAACCCGAAATTACGGCTAAATGGGGTGAAAGGCGTGAAGATCTTCCTTTACCCAAAGAAATGCCTGTTCCTGATGTAAATGTGGATGAATTATTAGGTTTTAAAGAAGAAGACAAAATTTCGCCTGAACAAGGACAGGATGATTCTTCGGAATTTGATGCGGCAGATATCTTTTCGGCAGAAAAAGATGAAAGCGATGGAGTTTCCCAAGACTTTGACACCATGCTTTCAGGTTTGGACCTTGAAGGCCCCGGCTCCTTGGATGACATAGACAGCTTAGATGATGACGGTCTTGATGTGCCCGAAGCCTTACTCTCAGGCCTTGGGGATATGGTTGAAGATGCCAGAAGTGAAGGCGGCGGAACAGATGATATTTTCCCCGATTTTGATACGGACTTTGCTACACAAGAGCCGGATTCAGACGATACAGATAAGCCTGACATAGAAAACATAGCCGATTTAGACGCTTTTAACGATATTGATAATACAAATCTTGAAGAAGTAAATGATGTACAAGAAGCTCCTTATAAAGAAATAGACCTTTCAACTGAAGATTTTTCTGATCTTGAATCAATAGAGCCCCTTGAAGCCGACAGTACATCTTTTGAACCGGCAGATTTAGGCATAACCTCATCGGGTGATACAGATGGAAATATAGATTTTTCATCAGATGTCGGCGAATTGGAAAGCATAGATATTTTATCGGATGCAGATGAACCTGAAAATATAAGCCTTTCATCCGGTGATGCCGGCCTTGAAAGCATGGACCTTTCTCCCCTATCCAATGACCCCGGCAGCATAGACATGTCACCGGAATTCGATGAGCTTGAAGGCATGGATTTTGATAGTGAGGACGGAGAGCTTGAAAGTCTCGACCTGTCTTCCGAAGCCGATGAACTTGAAGATATGGATCTTTCTTCTGAAGATGATGATCTAGAAAGCATGGATCTTTCCCCCTTCTCCGATGGACCTGACAGCATAGACCTGCCTTCTTCACAATCTGATGAAGGAGATTTTTCAAGCTTTTCAGCCTCATCGGAGTCATTGGAAACCTCCTTTGAAAACTCCCTGCCCGGAGAAGACTTAACAAATTCGGAAGAGCCGGGCTTTTCACAAGAAGATTCTTCATCCCAGGGAACAGGATTCACCGATATAGATATCCCCGAAATAGATGAACACACAGCCTTTGCTATAGACGACAATGTTTTAAATACTGAAATGGGGGGAGGAATGGATGACTTTTCCGTTCCGGAAAGTTTTATTCAGTTTTCTCCCGATAAAAATTTTAAATTTTTTGAATCAAAAAAGCCCATTGATGAAGAAGAATATGAGGGAAAGATTCCTCTTTCAATTTCCGAAGAAGATTATGACTACTTAATAGAAAGAATTTCTTCATTCCCTCTTAATTTAAGAATAGAACTTGAAGATTACCTTGTCAATGTGGACGATTCCGAGTTAAACAAGATGGAAATCGTTCATTTAATTGTAAGCGATGTTTCTCTAAAAAGGATAGTAAGCAAATTAGAAGGTATCTTAGATAAGTCCATCCCTATTCCGAGAGGATTCGATAAAAAATCCTATGAAGAATACGAAAGAGAAAAACGCAGTTTTAAGTACCGCTTTATACATAAAATCTTGCCTGTTGCAATTTTAACCACTGTAGCCCTAGGCTTTATATTTTCTATTTTTGTTCTTGTATGGCAATTTATATACAAACCTGTTGTCGCCGAAGGCTTCTATAAGGAAGGTATGACCAGTATAGAATCAGGTCAATATGAAAAAGCTATCAAGCGCTTTGATGAGGCCGGAACTTATAAGAAAAAACGAAAATGGTATTTTAGATTTGCAAATGCCTTCCGTCAAAAAAAGCAGTTTCTATCTGCAGAAGCAATTTATGAAAGGCTTCTATCCGACTTTAATCATGACCGCCAAGGCGGTATAGAATACTCCGATATGCTGAGTACCGATTTACGTAATTATGAAAAAGCCGAAAAAGTTCTCAAAAGAGGCGTATTGGATTATCACATAAACGACCAAAATGCTCTTTTAGCCTTAGGAGATATTTACTTGGACTGGGCTGATGAGGACACAACAAAGTATGAAGATGCAAGAAAAACCTATGTAAGCCTTATCAATCTTTACGGAGCCAAGGACATATTTTCGGGAAGAATGATGCGTTATTTTATACGCACAGACAATTTGGCTGAAGTTTTACCCTTAAAAGAGCATTTTTTAAACAAAAAACTGCCCGACGAAGACCTTATTGAGCTCAGCGGTTATCTTCTTGAAAAACGATATGAGCCTAAACCCACAGATTCCGAAAATCTGATAGGAAAAATAGAAGACCTTAGAGAATTGTTGGAAAAATCCATAAAAAAACGCCCTGATAGTCCTGAGGCTAATTACAATATGGGCAAGTTTTTCTTGCATAACCAAAAAAATGAAGCAGCAAAGGACTACCTCGCTAATGCAATAAACCTTTATGAAGACAGCATAAAAATGACACCCAAACGTACTATAAGACAGATGGATGCGATGCGTCTTTATGGAGAACTCATAGCCGGAGATAAAATGTATAACGACGCTCAAGAAGTATACGCAAGAGCTCTTGCAAAATACGAAACCTACACAGCACAAAAAGGTATATATCCTTCACCTGTCGTAGGGAAACTTTATGCAAACTATGGAGATATTTCTTACTTTATAGCCGGAGATTATGATGAAGCCTTGGATGCTTACGAACATGCAGTTCGTGAATTAAATAACAGCCCCTCAATTCAATACAAGATGGGCTACATCCACTATCAAAAAGAAAATTATTCGGATGCGATGAAGGCTATGACCCTGGCTTACAGCGAAAAACCTAACGACAGGAATCTATTATACGGATTTGGAAATGTTTTGTTTAAATACACTAATTATTTTGCAGCTCAAGCTTACTATGAAAGATTGATGGAATTATTGGAAGCCGAAAAAATAAGAAAGGGTATTATTTTTCCGCAAACCCGTGTTGACCATGCCGAATTTGTAGAAGACTATATGCACACCTCAAATAACCTTGCCGTAGTCCTAAACAGGATAGCCGTTCAAAACGGAGATTCCAATAAAAACGGAAGGGCGCTATCCTTGTTCGGAGAATCGACAAGGGCTTGGGATGCCCTAAACAGAAATCCCGAAACTATGATTCGGGCAAAAACCATAAACCTTGCTTATGCAAATATTCAAAACATGGTAAAACCAAGGTCTGCATTTGTGCCGGAAATTTACAGCGATATACCTAAAACCCTTGAAAACGAAAAAATTTTACAACAAACGGAAGACAGATAG
- the murC gene encoding UDP-N-acetylmuramate--L-alanine ligase, protein MCQVILPDNLKGFKIYMIGIKGTGMTALAEILVSRGAVVSGSDVPENFYTDTALKKLNIDIFSPFSPDNIPDGVGLVIYSAAYSPENNEEMYEIEQRDLPKMSYPEAIGALSRHSYSCGIAGVQGKTSTTGITGSILKELKLPVSVLAGSIIKSFGDSCTMLAGSKYFVAETCEYKRHFLNFYPKKIILTGIESDHQDYYPAYESILTAFLQYIDRLPQFSELFYCADDEGACEAARLSFSSRPDLIFIPYGEKATGDYKLTVLGVRDEKLYFSLAGFSGEFYLQIPGKHNALNAAAATALAVSLLKEEYGEISMANVSAIKKAISSYAGAKRRTELIGKIESKDILVYDDYAHHPTAIKSLLSGLRQFYPKRRIIADFMSHTYSRTEALLEEFASCFGDAEMVILHKIFSSAREQYQGQVDAELLFTRTKKYHKNVFFFNEVLDAKKFVSEKLRPGDIFITIGAGDNYILGAEILKELNS, encoded by the coding sequence ATGTGTCAAGTTATTCTACCCGATAATTTAAAAGGCTTTAAGATTTATATGATCGGTATTAAGGGTACGGGAATGACGGCTTTGGCGGAAATTTTGGTTTCGCGGGGAGCTGTTGTTTCAGGAAGTGATGTGCCTGAAAATTTTTATACTGATACTGCTTTAAAGAAACTTAATATAGATATTTTTTCTCCGTTTTCTCCCGATAATATCCCCGATGGTGTGGGGCTTGTTATCTATTCGGCTGCCTATTCTCCCGAAAATAATGAAGAAATGTATGAGATAGAACAAAGAGACCTCCCTAAGATGTCATATCCTGAAGCAATAGGGGCCTTGTCCCGGCATTCCTATTCTTGCGGCATTGCAGGCGTTCAGGGAAAGACAAGTACAACGGGCATTACGGGGTCTATCTTAAAAGAATTAAAGCTGCCGGTTTCGGTACTGGCCGGAAGCATAATAAAGAGTTTCGGCGATTCATGCACGATGCTTGCAGGTTCAAAATACTTTGTTGCCGAAACTTGCGAATATAAAAGGCATTTTTTAAACTTTTACCCAAAAAAGATAATTTTAACGGGTATTGAGTCTGACCATCAGGATTATTATCCGGCCTATGAGTCTATATTAACTGCTTTTTTGCAGTATATAGACAGGCTTCCGCAATTTAGCGAACTTTTTTATTGTGCAGATGATGAAGGCGCTTGCGAGGCTGCCCGTTTAAGTTTTTCGAGCAGGCCCGATCTTATCTTTATTCCCTATGGGGAAAAGGCTACGGGCGATTATAAACTTACCGTTTTGGGCGTCCGAGATGAAAAACTATATTTTTCTCTTGCCGGTTTTTCGGGAGAGTTTTATCTTCAGATTCCGGGAAAGCACAATGCCTTAAATGCAGCGGCTGCAACAGCCCTCGCTGTGAGTCTTTTAAAAGAAGAATACGGCGAAATTTCTATGGCCAATGTTTCTGCCATAAAAAAGGCTATATCTTCCTATGCCGGAGCAAAGAGGCGTACCGAGTTAATAGGCAAGATAGAATCTAAGGATATCTTGGTTTACGATGACTATGCACATCATCCCACGGCCATTAAGTCTTTATTGAGCGGCTTACGTCAATTTTATCCGAAAAGACGGATAATTGCAGACTTTATGTCTCATACCTATTCCCGAACCGAGGCTCTTTTGGAAGAATTTGCTTCTTGTTTCGGAGATGCCGAGATGGTGATTTTGCACAAGATTTTTAGTTCTGCGCGAGAGCAATATCAGGGGCAGGTAGATGCCGAGCTCCTTTTTACCCGGACAAAAAAATACCATAAAAATGTCTTTTTCTTTAATGAGGTCTTGGATGCAAAGAAATTTGTTTCAGAAAAATTAAGACCCGGGGATATTTTTATTACGATTGGTGCCGGGGATAACTATATTTTGGGAGCCGAAATCCTAAAGGAATTGAATTCTTAA
- a CDS encoding glycoside hydrolase family 57 protein — translation MKDDKLIFILDAHLPYVRNEVELGLIEEEWLFDALSYLYLPILKMCSNLQKEDIPFKIGVVFEPALCDMLADKVLQDRYRQNVQRKIEFAKKELERFAECAETKRLIQYNLKRFNDDKRIFEDCGGNVLKQFDYLARQGYVELLATAATNSFLPFFLNMPEAIAAQIEMGQINYRKHFSAVPSGFWIPSMAYFDGLDDIIRSYGYDYTVVSSEGFLLSDKVPPAGVFSAAASKNGLKFLACDLSACNSLYDEPGGFPQNKVYIDVENDVGFKLSEEYLAPVFDTSKGRRAIGFRYWSREEEETPYDIQKAHAQIWADAEAYVNSRAEALTAVKETGVCESPFSLLIISSDFFGKKWCEGLIWLERVFRLIHDNKNLETILPSGAANLSKQLYTIKPFFSSFLRSGYADELLTKQNDWMYRYIIKITERMIDLVEMFPADGSLKERVLNAAAREVLLLQSLYWPLYANDSQFKDFAERRFVEHVNSFTAAYEALGADSPDAKWLSSRETKYPVFKDINYRIFSRKK, via the coding sequence TTGAAAGATGATAAATTGATTTTTATTTTGGATGCTCATTTGCCGTATGTGCGAAATGAAGTTGAGCTGGGCCTTATAGAAGAAGAATGGCTTTTTGATGCCTTATCTTATCTTTATCTGCCTATCTTGAAAATGTGTTCTAACTTGCAAAAAGAAGATATTCCGTTTAAAATCGGTGTTGTTTTTGAACCCGCATTATGTGATATGCTTGCCGACAAGGTTTTGCAGGATAGATACCGTCAAAATGTTCAGCGCAAAATTGAGTTTGCAAAAAAAGAACTTGAACGTTTTGCAGAATGTGCAGAGACAAAAAGACTTATTCAGTACAACTTAAAACGTTTTAATGATGATAAGCGTATCTTTGAAGATTGCGGAGGAAATGTTTTAAAGCAGTTTGATTATCTTGCCCGGCAAGGCTATGTAGAATTATTGGCAACGGCTGCAACTAATTCTTTTTTGCCTTTCTTTTTAAACATGCCGGAAGCTATTGCCGCACAGATAGAAATGGGGCAGATAAACTACCGAAAGCATTTCAGCGCTGTTCCTTCAGGCTTTTGGATTCCTTCAATGGCTTATTTTGACGGTTTGGATGATATTATAAGAAGCTACGGTTATGATTATACTGTTGTTTCTTCGGAAGGTTTTTTACTTTCGGATAAGGTTCCGCCTGCCGGCGTTTTTTCGGCAGCAGCTTCAAAAAACGGATTAAAATTTTTAGCCTGTGATCTTTCCGCTTGTAATTCCCTTTATGATGAGCCCGGCGGTTTTCCTCAAAATAAGGTTTATATTGATGTCGAAAATGATGTCGGCTTTAAACTATCCGAAGAGTATTTAGCTCCCGTATTCGATACTTCAAAGGGCAGAAGGGCAATAGGTTTCCGTTATTGGTCAAGGGAGGAAGAAGAGACTCCTTATGATATACAAAAAGCTCATGCTCAAATTTGGGCAGATGCCGAAGCCTATGTTAACTCCCGTGCAGAAGCCTTAACGGCTGTTAAAGAAACCGGGGTTTGTGAATCCCCTTTTTCTCTCTTGATTATATCATCCGATTTTTTCGGTAAAAAATGGTGCGAGGGGCTGATATGGCTTGAGCGGGTTTTTAGGCTGATACATGATAATAAAAACCTCGAAACTATTTTGCCCTCCGGTGCTGCCAATTTGTCTAAGCAGCTTTATACTATTAAACCATTTTTTTCTTCTTTCCTGAGGTCAGGTTATGCGGATGAACTTTTGACAAAACAAAATGACTGGATGTATAGATATATAATCAAGATTACGGAAAGGATGATAGATTTGGTTGAAATGTTTCCTGCTGATGGAAGTTTGAAAGAGCGTGTTTTAAATGCTGCAGCACGAGAGGTTCTTCTTTTACAATCTTTATATTGGCCTCTTTATGCAAATGATTCCCAGTTCAAAGATTTTGCCGAAAGGCGCTTTGTAGAACATGTCAATTCTTTTACGGCAGCCTACGAGGCTCTTGGAGCCGATTCACCGGATGCAAAATGGCTTTCTTCGCGTGAAACGAAATATCCTGTTTTTAAAGATATAAATTACCGTATTTTCAGCCGTAAAAAATAA
- a CDS encoding DUF4912 domain-containing protein — MNLSKSYLQSVSTDELLQIADAHGVFVAGGLCRNLIIEELLEINEDTDLSNNKLLKIRNDDLFLDDEGDDKGNAGLAISYNKTEIHVLLRDPMWAFTFWDFYKPEFLNLTNDPDFDSFFLRVLLFYENNLSEPYDSFDIDVTESDRSRYFYLSFNDSVTRVELCSRKIEGEISVLARSNLIRLRRENIANNLCVLDNDVSSPVYLSGISALKKHHFKNYRQAFRVKEEPKIER, encoded by the coding sequence GTGAATTTATCTAAAAGTTATTTACAATCCGTTTCTACGGATGAGCTTTTACAAATTGCCGATGCTCATGGTGTATTTGTGGCTGGGGGACTATGCAGGAATTTAATAATTGAAGAGCTGCTTGAAATAAATGAAGATACAGATTTATCTAATAACAAGCTTTTAAAGATCCGCAATGATGACTTGTTTTTGGATGATGAAGGGGATGACAAAGGCAATGCGGGCTTGGCTATTTCCTACAACAAGACTGAAATTCATGTGCTTCTCAGAGATCCTATGTGGGCTTTTACTTTTTGGGATTTTTATAAGCCCGAATTTTTAAATTTGACAAATGATCCCGATTTTGACTCTTTCTTTTTAAGGGTTCTTTTATTTTATGAAAATAATCTGTCGGAACCGTATGATTCTTTTGATATTGATGTTACTGAATCCGATAGGAGCAGGTATTTTTATCTTTCTTTTAATGATTCGGTAACAAGGGTAGAATTATGCTCCCGTAAAATTGAAGGAGAGATTTCCGTTTTAGCAAGGTCGAATCTTATAAGGCTTCGAAGGGAAAATATTGCTAATAACTTATGTGTTCTTGACAATGATGTAAGCTCGCCGGTATATCTTTCAGGAATTTCCGCATTAAAAAAACACCATTTTAAAAATTATCGTCAGGCCTTTAGGGTAAAAGAGGAGCCGAAAATTGAAAGATGA
- the cmk gene encoding (d)CMP kinase: MKKTAFKIPEGRELRIAISGPSGCGNTTVSTLTAKTLNLPCINYTFKNIAKELGLSFDEVLRRAQKDFSFDRTVDQKQIELAEAGSCVLGSRLAIWLLKSADLKVYLRASIDVRSKRIQKREGGDLEKIKADTNLRDLEDTRRYKELYGIDNTKYEKADLIIDTDKLAPEKIVEKILDELYARGLLV; encoded by the coding sequence ATGAAAAAGACGGCTTTTAAAATCCCTGAAGGCAGGGAACTTAGGATTGCTATTTCGGGACCTTCCGGCTGCGGAAATACTACGGTTTCTACCTTGACTGCGAAGACCTTAAATTTACCCTGCATTAACTACACCTTTAAAAACATAGCTAAGGAGCTGGGGCTTTCCTTTGATGAAGTTTTACGAAGAGCTCAAAAAGATTTTTCCTTTGATAGAACAGTAGATCAAAAACAAATCGAACTTGCAGAGGCGGGTTCTTGTGTCTTGGGATCTAGATTGGCAATTTGGCTTTTAAAATCGGCAGACTTGAAGGTCTATCTAAGGGCTTCGATAGATGTCCGCTCAAAAAGAATTCAAAAAAGAGAGGGCGGGGATTTAGAAAAAATAAAGGCCGACACGAATTTGAGGGATCTGGAAGATACCCGGCGATATAAAGAGCTATACGGTATCGACAATACAAAATACGAAAAGGCTGATCTCATTATAGATACGGATAAGCTTGCTCCCGAGAAAATTGTGGAAAAAATATTGGATGAACTTTATGCTAGAGGGCTTTTAGTTTAA